In Nitrospirae bacterium YQR-1, the genomic stretch AATGTGAAGTGGGCATTTACTACGACATACTCATTTTATTGGCATCCCCTTACGTGGCTCTCCCATATGCTGGATATTGAAATTTATGGAGCTAACGCCGGTGGCCACCATTTAACCAGCCTGCTTATCCATATTTTTAACTCAATCCTTCTGTTTTATGCCTTTTACACAGTAAACACAGACATATTAAGGAGCGGAGCACTTGCAGCCCTCTTTGCCCTTCACCCTATGCACGTGGAATCGGTTGCATGGGTTGCGGAACGAAAAGATGTGCTCATAGCATTTTTTTATATTGCGGCAGTTACGTTGTATTTTAGTTATGCCAGGCGGCCGTCTCTGAAAAATTATATATTTGTAATGCTTGCCTTTATTCTTAGCATAATGTCAAAACCGATGGCGGTGACGCTGCCTGTTTCCCTGATATTGTTAGATGTCTGGCCTCTTGGCAGACTTAAGTTTGACGGTGGAGTTAAATCGTTATTAAAAGTAAATAAGGGGTTGTTTTATGAAAAAATACCGTTTTTCGGCATATCTGTAATTACTGCAATTTCTGCGTTTTTTGCCCAAAAGGAGGTTGGAGCTGTTGCTACTCTTGGCAATGTACCGGCCGCTTTGAGAATTGAAAATGCGCTGATATCATATGTTAAGTATGTTTTTAAACTCTTCTATCCGGTTGATTTGGCGGTATTGTATCCGCTGCCGCATACGATACCTCTGTGGCAACCGGTTTTGTCTCTCTTAGCGCTTGTTGCAGTAACAACATGGGCGTTATTGGCCATAAAGAAAACTCCTTACTTTTTTACCGGCTGGGTTTGGTTTGTTATTACACTGCTACCTGTAATCGGCCTTATTCAGGTTGGGAATCAGGCGATGGCGGATAGATTTACCTACATACCGTATATTGGGCTTTTTGTTATTGTGGTTATGGCGATACCGGAGCCTCGCAGTGGTATAACAAAAAACATTGCATGGGCATTGGCATTTATAGTGCTATTGTTTAATGTAATACTTTCAAAGAAACAGGTTTCTTATTGGCAAAACACGGTTACGTTGTTTAAACATGCCATATCGGTGACAAGTGGTAATTTTGTTATCTTAAACAACCTTGGTGCCACTCTTGTGGCAATGGGTAAGCCGCAGGAGGCGGCAGGCTACCTTAAACAAGCCGTGGAGTATAATCCGGCATATGTGGAAGCCCATGTAAACTATGCCAATGCGCTTGTAGTGCTTGAGAGGGCGGATGAGGCTATTGTGCACTACGCCATTGCGCTGAAACTAAAACCCACGGTGCCTGCTGCATATAACGGGTTGGGTACAGCCTTTATAGCAAAAGGAAATATAGAAGAGGCCCGCAGATTCTTACAGAAAGCGATAGAGCTTCAACCCGGCTATCCGGATGCGCTGTATAATCTGGAGCATTTGGAGAGGTTGGTTAAAAAGTAGGTTATTTCAATGAGTTTGACTGCAGCTTGGTATTAACTCCCAAAAATTATATTTCCAAACCCATTCTAAATGTGTTATATTTCTAAAAGCAGGAGGTATCTGTCATGGATTGTTTATTTTGTAAAATAGCAAAAAAGGAAATACCGGCAAAGGTAGTGTATGAAGACGAGCAGGTTGTCGCCTTTGAAGACATAACCCCTAAGGCACCCGTGCATATTCTCGTT encodes the following:
- a CDS encoding tetratricopeptide repeat protein; translated protein: MEKTKSGKYGDIATIIIFITVLTIFVFIDVRGFDFVNLDDDRYIIENQRVIHGLTLDNVKWAFTTTYSFYWHPLTWLSHMLDIEIYGANAGGHHLTSLLIHIFNSILLFYAFYTVNTDILRSGALAALFALHPMHVESVAWVAERKDVLIAFFYIAAVTLYFSYARRPSLKNYIFVMLAFILSIMSKPMAVTLPVSLILLDVWPLGRLKFDGGVKSLLKVNKGLFYEKIPFFGISVITAISAFFAQKEVGAVATLGNVPAALRIENALISYVKYVFKLFYPVDLAVLYPLPHTIPLWQPVLSLLALVAVTTWALLAIKKTPYFFTGWVWFVITLLPVIGLIQVGNQAMADRFTYIPYIGLFVIVVMAIPEPRSGITKNIAWALAFIVLLFNVILSKKQVSYWQNTVTLFKHAISVTSGNFVILNNLGATLVAMGKPQEAAGYLKQAVEYNPAYVEAHVNYANALVVLERADEAIVHYAIALKLKPTVPAAYNGLGTAFIAKGNIEEARRFLQKAIELQPGYPDALYNLEHLERLVKK